The stretch of DNA AAGATCGTCGCCCAGCTACCGGCCGATCAAAACGTCGCTTGGAAAACGCCTCGCTGTTTGAACGCTGAGTTGCGTTACGAGTCGATCGCCAGCAAGCCGGTCGCAGAGATTCTCGCGAATGGGCGTCCCCTCCCGTTTCAATCGCTCTCGACTTTCACGAGCATTCCGCTCGGTGCGGTGCGCGAAATCGGCTGGGCGCCTAACGCCGACTCGAATGACGGACGATTTCATGCTCGGCAGGTCGATTTATTCCAACTGGGGCAACCTTCGCCAACGCTGATCACGCGTCTGGAACTGACGCCGATCAGCGGCGAAATCAAGACGTGCCGCGTGATGTTCGATCCACGTTTGCGTTGGAACCAAGTGAAGTCTCCTGGCGTGTCGATCGAGGTCGACGGAAACGAATTGGTCGCGACGTTCCAGCCTGCGGTTGACGAACCGGCGGCGCTGGAGCTTTCGTTTTCGCTCGACGAGTCAACCGGCGTGGGAGCGTTTGATATTCCGCAGGTTGCGGTGTCGGACGCCGAAACGAAGCAGCGCTGGACGGCGATCGCTGCGCCCATCAGCGCCGAAACCGTCTGGCGAAAAGAAGCGAGTAGCTTGATGACGGTGAAGACGCCGGAGTTTGTCGACGCCTGGCCGGCGCCGATCGATGGCCTACGCCGCGCGTTTGACTTAAGCGGCGAATCGACCACGCCCTCGATTGTCGACGTGACGCCGATCGCCTCGAAGCTGTTTATCACGGCGAACGAATTTGTGCATGTCGGCTCGCTCCGTTCTGACTACCGCATGGATTTGCAACTGGAAACGCTAACCGGCGACGTTTCCTCGTTGTCGTTAGAAATGACGCAGGGCTGGTCGGTCGACGACGTCGCGTTCATCGCCGATGGCGTGGTGCGAAACGTCAGTTGGCAGTATGACGAGCCGACCTCGCGGCTGTCGATGTTTTTTGCGACGCCGCTGCGCTCGCTGGCCGAGATCCGGATCGGCGGGCACTTTGCGACTGATCTGGCGGCCGCACTCGAGGTTAAGTTGCCGCGTGTGATTGGTGCCCAGATCGATTCTTCGTACCTGCACATCTCCCATGACCCCGACGTCCGTTTGCGGCGGTTGCCCGAAATCGGTCCGCCGATGTTCGACACCGCCGCCAGCGAAGCGGCCCCGCCGTTGGAGTCGGATCAGGGACAATCGTACGGCAGTTTTCGCGTGCTCGACCCCGCCGGCGTGATGCAACTGACGATCCGCCGCCACAACGTGGAAATGGGCGGCGAAATGTTGTTGTCGGCCAAGGGAGGTGACGAAGGGTGGACCGTTCGCGTTGACTGTCGACTACGGCTGAAACGAACGGCGCCCGATCTGATCGAGTTTCTCGCCCCGGCCAATTACCGCTTGAAGTCAACATCACTGATCGGCTTTGACGTTACGCAGCGATCGCTTGGCGCCAACGGCGTCATCTGGCAACTGCGCCCCTTGCGTCCGCTGCCCGACGAATTTCAACTGAGCCTGGCGGCCGATGTCGAAACGCCCAGTATTGGCGACCTGGTGATTCGCCCCGTTCGCTTGCTTGGCCAGTTCCCGCCGCAATATGTCGCGGTTCCGCGGTCCTTTAACTCGCAGCAGATCGTTTGGAGAACGCGCGAACTGCAGTCGGTCGCATTTCCTGATAGCTGGTTCGCCATGCATGTTCCGCCTGGCAGTCAGGTTTATCAGTCCCTCTCGGGAAGCTATGAGTGCCGCGTCGTCGGCCTGTTGCCGACCGAGGAAACGCCGCGGATTGCGGCGCTGCGGCACGATGTGAAGGTGGCCGATGACTCGAAGTGTTTGACGACGTCGACGATCTATCTGTCGCCGGAAGGCAGCGATAATTTCACATTCCGCTTGCCGCATGGCGCCAAGCTGTTGTCGACGGCGATCGAAGGCAAGGTCGTCATCGCTGAGACGGGGGAAGAGGGCCTGGTGACCGTTCCGCTGTTGTCTCGTTCGCTGCCGCAAGAACTGGTCACGTCGTATGTCGCCGAGGCGGCGTCGCTTTCCGCTGGCGGATTGCAGGTGATCACGTTCGATTCTCGCACGACCACGCCGACGCCGCTGTGGCGGATTGAAAGCCAGCGCGGGCTCGAGAGCGACTTCACCCCATTGACCGTCATCGAGTGGCGCACCGATCGATTTGTCGAAGCGTGGCGACGCTGGAAGCGAGGGATTCGCGATAGCGACGCAACGGCGGCCGAAGTCGTCGCGTGGAAAGAATGCCGGCTGCAGGCGGCGGACGACGCCTGGCACGCGCTCGCGCGCTTGCTGAAAGAGGTTCAGGGAGAGCGTTTCGACCCGCCGCAATATTTCCGCGATCTCACCTCGGGCGATGAGCTAAGCCGGATGGAAGCCGAGGTCGCCCAAGCGGGACTTTCTCCCCAGACCCATGACGAAGCCTGGAGCGACGTACTCTATGGCAAAGGGGATGTGGTGCGATTGAGCTGGAAGAAGACGGCTTGGAATCTTCAATGGCGGCGACCCTTGCTAGTTGGCGGCGGCGTGCTAGCGTCGCTGTTGATGCTGACGCTTTTCTGGCGGCGTCCAGAACTTTGGGAGCTTTCGGCGGCTTGGATGTCGCGGTGGCCGCATGCATTGGGAGCAGCTGCGGGAATTACGTGGGGGCTTTTTTTGCAGCCTGCGTTTGTTGGTTGGATCGTGGCGGCGGCGTTCGTTTTCGGCGCTGCTCCGCTTCGTCTCACGCGCAATGGAAACGGCGATTCGGGAAGATCTTTCCTGGGCAAATTAGAACGTAGCGTCCATAAATCTCGTCGCTAGCACGACTTTGCGGAGAATATCGCAACGTTGCGTTCGCAACTGGGCCGATACTTCATCTTGGCGGATGTCGGGCGATCGTTTAACATACCTGCTCAAATTTGATTGCGGGATGAACGCCATCCTCTTCTGATTCTGCTGGCTAACATGGAAGGAGGCCGGAATGATCCTCTCAGGACTACGCGAACTGCAGGTTCATATTCGCTGGATGATCCGCCGCGACATGGCGGAGGTGTTGCAAATTGAACGAGCCAGCTTCGAGTTTCCGTGGGGGGAAGACGATTTCATTCAATGCCTTCGTCAGCGCAATTGCATCGGCATGGTCGCTGAGCATGACGAGCGAATCGTCGGCTTCATGATCTATCAGTTGCATCGCACGCGTCTGCATGTGATGAACTTCGCCGTCGACCCGAATTGCCGCCGGATGGCGAT from Blastopirellula retiformator encodes:
- the rimI gene encoding ribosomal protein S18-alanine N-acetyltransferase is translated as MILSGLRELQVHIRWMIRRDMAEVLQIERASFEFPWGEDDFIQCLRQRNCIGMVAEHDERIVGFMIYQLHRTRLHVMNFAVDPNCRRMAIGSQMVSKLASKLSPHRRSQILLEVRETNLDAQLFFRKEGFRAISVLRDFYEDTTEDAYLMQYRFQQPVETEAASPIARLAG